In Primulina eburnea isolate SZY01 chromosome 3, ASM2296580v1, whole genome shotgun sequence, one DNA window encodes the following:
- the LOC140826612 gene encoding 16 kDa phloem protein 2-like codes for MPRGTLEVLVSAKGLDDADFLCARKKSSVTKGQGSSPEWNETFLFTVSIGVTEIRIKIMDSDNFSSDDFVGEAIIPLEPVFVEEAMPPAAYNLVKDEQYRGEIIVGLKFVPQEKCEKEFGDADNFGGRKESSFD; via the exons ATGCCTCGTGGAACGCTTGAAGTCCTTGTTTCTGCCAAAGGACTTGATGACGCTGATTTTTTATGTGC GAGAAAAAAAAGCAGTGTTACGAAAG GACAAGGATCCAGCCCTGAGTGGAATGAGACCTTCCTTTTCACTGTCTCTATTGGCGTAACGGAAATCAGAATCAAAATAATGGATAGCGATAACTTCTCCAGTGATGATTTTGTTGGAGAAGCAAT CATTCCTCTGGAGCCAGTGTTTGTCGAAGAAGCCATGCCACCAGCTGCATACAATCTTGTCAAGGATGAACAGTACCGTGGAGAGATAATTGTTGGCCTCAAGTTCGTCCCTCAG GAAAAGTGCGAGAAAGAATTTGGAGATGCAGATAACTTTGGTGGAAGGAAAGAATCGTCATTTGACTAA
- the LOC140826611 gene encoding digalactosyldiacylglycerol synthase 2, chloroplastic-like codes for MDKKQHIVIFTTASLPWLTGTAVNPLFRAAYLAKNEERKVTLVIPWLKLKDQERVYPNNISFSSPSEQEAYVRQWLEERSGLVSSFSISFYPGRFSLHKRSILALGDITEVIPDEEADVAVLEEPEHLTWYHHGKKWKTKFRLVVGIVHTNYLEYVRREKNGQLQAFFLKYMNSWVVNIYCHRVIRLSAATQELPRSVVCNVHGVNPRFLDIGMKKGEQLHNRDHAFTKGVYYIGKMVWNKGYKELLKLLRDHQTELTGLEVDLYGSGEDSDQVQEAAKNLEIPVRVYPGCDHGDPLFHDYKVFLNPSTTDVVCTTTAEALAMGKIVICANHPSNDFFKQFPNCRTYDDGVGFVREILKALQDQPAPQTDAQRHELSWEAATERFLNAAQLNNLPAKKLTKTPSKLFMSTSMNLRRGLEDASAAVHFMGTAFFSTQPDEEQCKEVGLSVPLKKQSTPSRKWAF; via the exons ATGGATAAGAAGCAACATATAGTGATATTTACTACAGCTAGCCTTCCATGGCTAACTGGAACTGCTGTCAACCCTCTCTTCCGTGCAGCCTATCTCGCGAAAAATGAGGAGCGGAAAGTTACTTTGGTGATTCCTTGGTTGAAATTAAAGGACCAAGAGCGCGTCTATCCAAACAATATTTCATTTAGTTCTCCATCGGAACAGGAAGCCTATGTTCGCCAGTGGCTGGAAGAAAGATCTGGATTGGTATCCAGTTTTTCGATAAGTTTCTATCCCGGGAGA TTTTCTCTACATAAACGTAGCATTCTTGCTTTGGGGGACATTACTGAAGTAATCCCTGATGAAGAGGCAGATGTTGCCGTCCTTGAAGAACCTGAGCATCTCACATGGTATCATCATGGGAAAAAGTGGAAAACAAAATTTCGCTTGGTTGTAGGGATTGTGCACACTAATTATCTGGAATATGTGAGGAGAGAGAAGAATGGGCAACTGCAAgctttttttctaaaatacatGAACAGTTGGGTTGTGAACATATATTGTCACAGG GTAATAAGATTATCAGCTGCCACCCAAGAACTTCCGAGGTCTGTAGTCTGCAATGTCCATGGAGTAAATCCGAGATTTCTTGATATTGGCATGAAAAAGGGAGAGCAGCTACATAACAGAGACCATGCCTTCACTAAAGGCGTTTACTACATCGGTAAGATGGTGTGGAACAAAGGCTACAAGGAGCTACTTAAACTTCTTCGTGATCACCAAACGGAGCTAACTGGACTTGAGGTTGATTTATATGGCAGCGGGGAGGACTCTGATCAAGTTCAGGAGGCTGCTAAAAATTTGGAAATACCCGTCAGGGTTTATCCTGGGTGTGATCACGGCGATCCTTTATTTCATGA CTATAAGGTGTTCTTGAATCCTAGCACCACAGATGTAGTTTGCACAACCACAGCAGAAGCTTTGGCAATGGGCAAAATAGTTATATGCGCCAATCATCCCTCAAATGATTTCTTCAAGCAGTTTCCAAATTGTCGAACATATGATGACGGGGTGGGGTTCGTTAGGGAAATACTCAAGGCGTTGCAAGATCAACCTGCCCCACAAACTGATGCTCAAAGGCATGAGCTCTCCTGGGAGGCTGCCACGGAACGATTCCTGAATGCTGCACAGCTCAACAACTTGCCAGcaaagaaattgacaaaaactccCTCAAAGCTTTTCATGTCAACATCTATGAACTTGAGGAGGGGTCTCGAAGATGCGTCTGCCGCAGTTCATTTTATGGGAACTGCATTCTTTAGTACACAACCAGATGAAGAGCAATGCAAAGAGGTTGGCTTATCTGTACCTTTGAAAAAACAGTCAACTCCTTCGAGAAAATGGGCTTTCTAA